Genomic window (Alnus glutinosa chromosome 9, dhAlnGlut1.1, whole genome shotgun sequence):
TCAAAACTGCATCCCCAATTCACCTGTGCAAGATCAGTTCAATGGGATCCataaaaaagcacaaaaagcaCATTTTCACGTCGGCATTGTGTAGGAATAAAAACATGATTAAAGCattgcaaaacaaaacaagctccTTTAAAGCTACACCCAATACAAaggcatttatttattttttatttttttatttttatcggATTAAAATTCAGCTAGTTCTAAAGAAGCTCTTCTAGAACATCAACATTTTCATAATTCCAatttaaaacaagaaaatataacaagtgggtaatgaaaaatgaaaatgataccGACATGCACAAGTTGCTGTTCACGGGTttgagaaaaaggaagaaaataataaaaatatatcagTAAGATTCTACACAAAACAGCAAAAATCGGCCAATGAAAAGGGGGGTTGACTCGGACTCGTTCCGAGTAACAAAATGATAAAATCCCAACTTTCCAGGGTTGGATAAAAACTAACTAAACTCGCTACCGACTCACATGTCGACACGGACCGTTCCGGGTCAACTCAGAACTCACCGAAATTGTAAACACGAACCGAAAAGCGAAATTAAAACTAACCAGTGGGTGAGATGGCACTTACCAGAATCAAAATTTAATCCCGAAAAATGACCGAATCGGCGATACCCATCAAGGGTCTCAAGCAATCCGGGGTGAATTTCCTCGCAAACAAGTAAGACTCGGAAAGATTCGATTGCCGCAGCCGATAAATCACGTCGCGCGAAATCTCGGGGGGCCGATACGTGTGGGGGTGACCATTGACCGTACCGGTCCAATTGACTCTCGTTAGGGTGTAGTGGGTGCATCCATTGGGGTCCGCCATTGACAACAGCGTCGGAAAATAGTGCTCCTCCGGGAAGCAGTCGTCGTCCCGGTAGCACGGAAGCTTGAATTTCCGCCAGAGCGTCCTGTCCTTGATAACAGTCAGCGCGTGGCGGCGCGTGAGTACGAAAAACTGAGATCCGACTCGGAATTTCTCGAAGGGGATCTCGGGCATCATCGCGAACCGGCCCCTCGAGGTGTAGCGCCTCCAGAGCCTGGGCTCCTTGGATAGGATCTCAATGAAGCTCTTGTACCTGATCCGGACGCCGAAGAGGGTGGACTCAGGGTCGGAGTCGGTCCGATCGAAGGACGGGGACGAGACAATGGAGTGGTAGACGTAGCGAAAGGAGTGGAGGGGGATGCAGTACTGGGAGAGGACGGCGAAGAAGGCGTTGGCAGGATCATCGATGAGAGCAGTGGCGAGGAGGCGGCGGGTAGCGGAGATGAGCGTGGGGGAGGCACGGTAGGTGCGCTTGGCGGGGATAAAGCGGCCGTCAAAAACGCCCTTGGGGCGCGTGACGTTGGCGGCGGGATCGGCGTGGACGTAGACGTTGTAGAGGCCGGAGTGGGCGTGGAAAAAGCGTTGCCAGAGGGGAGCGAAGTGGAGGTCGGAGTTGGTGAGGAAGAGAAAGGCGATTTTGAGCTTAGGGTTGGAGGCGGAGAGGTGGGAGAATGTGGAGGGTTTGGAGAGAGAGACGGCGCGGTCGAAGAGGGCGAGGTCGTGGAGCTCGTCGGGGAGCGGGATGGGGAGGGAGGGATGACGTGGCGTGAGGAATCTAGGCGCCAGAAGGAAGAGGATTGGGAGGGATAGGAGGAGGGAGAAGGAGAGGACGAATGGGGTGGAGAACATCGAGAGCGTGAGCGGCACGCTCAGGATGCTTCTCAggggagagagtgagagggggAAGGGAGGGCTGTGGGGATTGGGGTCTGGAATTGTGAATGAATGTGGGAATGCCGGGAGGGGGAATTAGGGTTTGATCGGAGGAGAAATGGGAGGGTTTTGTATCAGATGTTTCTTCTTCTGTTGTTTTTCTCATGAATATTATTGaatcatagagagagagagagagagagagagattgggtTGGATGGAATGGGTGCGAGAGTAGTTGAGACGGAATGGGATGAGTGGGTACCGTGTACGGGGGGTGTGATCTTGGCGTTATGTTTGACGGCGTGAGATTGGGATAGGTAACGGAGTTGGATCTTGGatgttaatttcttaatttatgGGGACATTAATGGTTGGTTGCGTTgtcaattaaaaacaaatccataataataataatgataatgatgTGGGTTTTCTAGATGGGAAAGAGCGAACTGCGAACCCGGATCATCAATGCTTCAGCCTTCAAATTATGATCCGATCCGTTTCTTTGTGGACATGCAGGAAACGGGTGTGATGTCTCAGTTatgagaattattattattattattattatttaagttaTGAGAATCTTATTTGGTGGATCTACCAGAGTTTATAGGTGTTATAAACAATTTGGTGGAGACATGCTTATTTGTTTAGGAAGTATAGCCCAAAAGGTCTAATTATAATATGATGGATTATGAGTCTACAAACGGTGTGGTTATTAATCGGTAACCGCTAATAACCGGCAATAACTGGTAATCGAAAAAAtcgaaaaatcaaaaataacaGCAATCGGGTACCggtgcaatttaaaaaatcggttaataaccggataaccgcaattagtttttattattattattttgtttagcCTAATGTTTGATGTCAGATTTTTGACTCTTTTTTGGGTCTGTTTTGGTTTAGAAATTTGAAAACAGGAGTTTTGTCTCTACATGCGGCCCATTGTACTGTTTCtggttttgttggttttagATTGCTGTACGTTTTGGTCTGATTGTAATATGGATCAgttgtttttaatgaaattgctTACATATTCATTtaagacaaaaagaagaaagaggacAAGATGGCAGTGTGCGTTGGTGCACCAAAGCTTGGAAGTGATAAAGATCGAGTTCGTCCCTAAATTTTTGATAATAACAGGTCAATAGCAGTACTGTGACTCCAATGATATCTTCATAACAGATGTTTAATGGGTCTGGAGGGTCTGTCTGCCAGGGTCCAACGAGAAataatttaatgttattttggTAAGCAAATTTAACAATCAAAGaaaaccggttatccggttaataaccAGTTCAAAATAATCGAATAACCGGTGATTGGTAAAAACTACAACTGGCCTATcggttgcggttgcggttgttaaaataaaaataaccggAGACCCTGGTTGCGATAGTGGTTATGGGCAAATAACTGATACTGCAACCGGTTGTACACCCTTATGATGAATCATGAGTGATGCATTTTTTGAGTGTTTGCATAGGAGATGGTACATACAAATAAGAAGCTCATTTTGCTTTTTGGTGATGTGAAATGTTGCAAGTTTATCGGGGACTCGTTAAAGCCCACCAAGGCTTACGGGCTTTTGAGCCCGTAGGGGTCCATTCCTCTCTCGAAAGGGACTGAGCATCCCATCGACACAGACCCCTGGAATATTTCATTGAATGAGGGAGTTCCGAGTGAAGGACAACCCCTCAAGTAGTCGACATTTACTATCAAATCCTCAATTGGCTAAAGAAACCTCAAGAGCTTCACTAACCAACGGTTCCATGGCCAACAATCAAACATTTAGTAAGCCGGCTATATAAGGAAAAGTACTATTTCCTTAACGACCTGATTGTTCGAATTTGAACCTATAAAAGGAAGGAGTGACCCTATAAGGAAAGGGCTCAATTAGGCATATCTAGAAGGAAATACATCCATGAAAATCTACCACTTTTCATGCCAAACCCTTGACCTCCGGTGTTTTCCATATTGGACTCGCTTGCCTTACTTTTGGAAGTCATATAAAGAAGGCACAAACCCTAATTCTGAGGTATGCACATTACTCCctgtaataccccagattttaagacaaggtgttttaaatagaatttaagatctaTGGCGATCAATTCACACTTTTAATTGCTtgatcgacattattctgataaatTGCATCTTTATGTGCTATCtgttccaaaacctaaatatttagtaaattgattggaataataatatctctaatattattatacgagaatattttgtagaataatattattaatatataatattattttgaaatatttattgtacaagatattattttgatctaatattattttgtataataatattatcagtgtaataatgttattcaaaaattaacattatttatgaaatgaactGGACTCAAAAcaagtttaaaattatattctaaTGATTTATTAAATGGTAAAGACCTGATatataaatattcaaaaaaaatattttatatacagATTAATTGAATCTGCAGATTAATCGAATCTGCGGGTTAATTGAATCTGGATGAAGGAATCTATTGCGTAATCTCTGTGCATCACCCTTGCTGCCCACggtttctcttctataaatccGAACTCCCTTCTTCATCAGAAACTCGCACATCTCTATTAACTgaagcttttctttcttttctatttgttctttctttttcctctctgtTTATTTTGGACTGGGTCCGAGTAAAACTGAGAGAGAGATCACTCTCCTTGTTTATTTTCTCtactttcttctccttcttttctgttcttcttccttcttctcttttctgaaaccgagagacccgagagagagggaaatcgattgagggagagagagaccgTGGGAGAGCCGGAGAGGGAGAACCGAGAGAGAAGAGACCACCGGAGGTCCGATTTCCGGTGGTTGTTACTCGAGGACCCGACAGAGAGGGATCCGAAACCCAGGAGAACCGGAACAGAGACCCGGCCCTCCGACGAGACCcagacccgatcctccatgggtcATTGCCGGTGACGATCCCAGGCGCGatttccggcggttctggccGGAAATCCGGCGACTTCCATGGGCGATTTTCTGGTGAA
Coding sequences:
- the LOC133878204 gene encoding glycosyltransferase BC10, whose protein sequence is MFSTPFVLSFSLLLSLPILFLLAPRFLTPRHPSLPIPLPDELHDLALFDRAVSLSKPSTFSHLSASNPKLKIAFLFLTNSDLHFAPLWQRFFHAHSGLYNVYVHADPAANVTRPKGVFDGRFIPAKRTYRASPTLISATRRLLATALIDDPANAFFAVLSQYCIPLHSFRYVYHSIVSSPSFDRTDSDPESTLFGVRIRYKSFIEILSKEPRLWRRYTSRGRFAMMPEIPFEKFRVGSQFFVLTRRHALTVIKDRTLWRKFKLPCYRDDDCFPEEHYFPTLLSMADPNGCTHYTLTRVNWTGTVNGHPHTYRPPEISRDVIYRLRQSNLSESYLFARKFTPDCLRPLMGIADSVIFRD